AATTGGCACACTAGGGAGCAGATACATCACATTCATTCCAAGCCAAAGGCATACCAACTAAATCATCAGTTCAAGAGTCCATCCAAGACTTTTTCCTACTCCTAGCAGACTGCCAATCTATCAACATGAAAACCATGATATTTACAACCCCTTGTCCTTTCCACTACTTTTCCTCCAAATTTTGTATAAATAAAAGTCAAGTCTAATTTATTCAGGTATTGAGAAAAGTTGGAGCCCCTTAAACAAAACCAATGCTTGAACCGGGCcaatgaacctcaaaataaattgaaatccATCGGAAACTGGTAAAACAAGCTGCAGAAGGTACTGAGAGTCCCCCAAGTTAATAACTTATGTTTTTGCATAGCTAAAATAGTAACCAAGTCAAAGATATTTATGCTCAAAACATAGATGCAAGAAACAAATCAGAGATGAGTCTGGAAAAAATATGAACTTCTTGTTTGCTCTGGAAACATATAGATATAGAGTGCACATACCACATGCCAATCTTCCACCTGCATTGCCTGTCGTTAGACTAAGTTCATGTCCACCTGTAGATGCATTAGTAAATAGcaatataagaaaatttaaaacaagCAAATACGAAGGAAGTTTTGCAGAATACGTCAGTGTGTAAGCGTAcacaaaaagaaatttatttttaggaTCAAAATCCACCCTCCAAACAACATAAAAATAGCCACTACAGGTCTCCCTTCTCTAACTTATTGGGGAAGTTTCCGCACAACGCAAAGGTAAGAATTGCAAGCCAAATAAATAATTACCCTTTCCAAGGTCATCCTCAAGCTCATGAACTACAAATGCTCTTCCAATGACAGCATTTGGGCCACTTAGTGGTATCTGCACATGAAAGTCAAGAATTACAAAGGAAGCAAGACTGAGAGCCCTCTCTCATTGAAAAGGAAATTCATGCATGCAAAGCACACAAGGGAATATGCATGCATTACAACACCTGCTTGTCCACGATTGTTGCCTCTGCCACTCCTGCGTCACTCAAACTTTAAGTAACGAATAATTTAATTTGTCCAAActaatttagaaaagaaaatgagtAAAATTTAAGAATGCATTACCATCAGCATTAGCAACTATGTTTCCCAGGTCAGCCGCATGGCGGACTTCGCTCTCACTCTCAGGAGCACCATGTGTCATACGGTTAGGATTGAAATGTGCTcctatcatttaaaattttaaaaataaaaaaagttatacatAAAAAAACTCTAAAACATAAGATCCTATGGAATGAGATTCAAATGCAACAAGTCCTACCCGTTGACATGCATCCATTTGTTGTGTCACTATACTCATGCTACATGTAAAACAAAAAGTAAAGATTAAAACCAGACTTCAAAAAAACTTTTATGTGCTGATATACACTGAGAATGAGCAGCTAAAGCCAAAAAACACTTACAAGGTGGAACCCGTGAAGCCCTGGAGTAAGACCAGTAACACGAACATTCACAGTTGTTGGACCTATTTATAGTGAAATTAAGTAAGCATTCACAGAAGACAGCAACACTCAATTGCCAAAAAGATAAGCCAACAGAACATGTATTGATGTAAAGTTTCACAATGTCTA
The genomic region above belongs to Gossypium hirsutum isolate 1008001.06 chromosome D05, Gossypium_hirsutum_v2.1, whole genome shotgun sequence and contains:
- the LOC107906636 gene encoding LOW QUALITY PROTEIN: superoxide dismutase [Cu-Zn], chloroplastic (The sequence of the model RefSeq protein was modified relative to this genomic sequence to represent the inferred CDS: inserted 2 bases in 1 codon), translating into MQAAAIVAMVVHAILTIIPSHHTLLHALSSPNPSSXSLSNAATVPKKQFSVLAVSKNAVAVLKGDSKVGVVTLTQEDDGPTTVNVRVTGLTPGLHGFHLHEYSDTTNGCMSTGAHFNPNRMTHGAPESESEVRHAADLGNIVANADGVAEATIVDKQIPLSGPNAVIGRAFVVHELEDDLGKGGHELSLTTGNAGGRLACGVVGLTPI